One stretch of Bacteroidota bacterium DNA includes these proteins:
- a CDS encoding T9SS type A sorting domain-containing protein translates to MNNFTLKNMALHPAMSGTRSLFSPVALQFSLFVLFALFVSCLPQAGSLLAQNPDIKRTYHWYFGSGAGLDFSSGTAVADTTGDLHTYEGCAVMSDTAGNLLFYTDGDTVWNKNQQPMPNGTGLMGCGNYGSAAQAALIIPHPGNDSLFYIFTNDCWENSGAGGFRYSIVNINLNSGLGNVTGKNNLLFAPSTEAVAATKHANGKDYWVITHEYNTNNFLTYKIDDTLGLITTPVISSVGKIFPDYFATVKFSSNGKKIATTGNGNMQARNGVGDFDNTTGHVSNLIDLHINSFTYYYSAFSSDNSKLYFTFSSGNDLFQYCLTGNNDSTSINNSMVWLTNDLDSIRDYGQMEIGLDGKIYIATLWYDSLSVIANPNLYGSACNILSSNLSLNGKQCELGISNFVDSYFYNSSLIPQNCDSTNGIFENTISSQIFYIYPNPASQIINLHSNISNSENATLNIYNLLGISIKAMFVHRANNEINISDIPNGIYIIKVETSNNLYSQKLVINH, encoded by the coding sequence ATGAATAACTTTACTCTCAAAAATATGGCTCTGCATCCCGCTATGAGCGGGACGCGCTCTCTTTTTTCTCCTGTTGCATTGCAGTTTTCCCTTTTCGTATTGTTCGCACTCTTCGTTTCCTGCCTGCCGCAGGCAGGCTCGTTGCTTGCGCAAAACCCCGATATAAAACGCACTTACCATTGGTATTTTGGCAGTGGTGCAGGATTAGATTTTAGCAGTGGTACAGCGGTTGCAGATACGACTGGTGATTTACATACTTACGAAGGCTGTGCTGTTATGTCTGACACAGCAGGCAATCTTTTATTTTATACAGATGGAGATACTGTGTGGAATAAAAACCAGCAGCCAATGCCGAATGGAACGGGATTAATGGGCTGTGGAAATTATGGAAGCGCTGCACAGGCAGCACTTATTATTCCGCATCCTGGTAATGATTCTTTGTTTTATATTTTTACAAACGATTGTTGGGAAAATAGTGGTGCAGGTGGCTTTAGATATTCGATTGTAAATATAAATCTGAATAGTGGATTAGGAAATGTTACAGGTAAAAATAATTTACTTTTTGCACCAAGTACCGAAGCAGTAGCAGCAACCAAACATGCAAATGGGAAAGATTATTGGGTTATTACGCATGAATATAATACAAATAATTTTCTTACATATAAAATTGATGATACATTAGGATTAATAACAACTCCTGTAATTTCTTCTGTCGGAAAAATTTTTCCTGATTATTTTGCAACTGTAAAATTTTCATCAAACGGTAAAAAAATAGCCACTACTGGTAATGGCAATATGCAAGCAAGAAATGGCGTTGGTGATTTTGACAATACAACAGGACATGTGAGCAATCTAATAGATTTACATATAAATTCTTTTACATATTATTATTCCGCATTTTCCTCAGATAATTCAAAATTATATTTCACTTTTAGCAGCGGTAATGATTTATTTCAATATTGCTTAACTGGAAATAATGATTCTACATCCATTAATAATTCTATGGTTTGGCTTACAAATGATTTAGATAGTATAAGGGATTATGGACAAATGGAAATTGGTCTTGACGGGAAAATTTATATTGCTACTCTTTGGTATGATTCACTTAGTGTAATTGCCAATCCTAATTTATATGGAAGTGCCTGCAATATTTTATCCAGCAATTTATCTTTGAACGGAAAACAATGCGAATTAGGAATAAGTAATTTTGTAGACAGTTATTTTTATAATAGCAGTTTAATTCCACAAAATTGTGATTCCACAAATGGAATTTTTGAAAACACAATTTCCTCTCAAATATTTTACATCTATCCTAATCCCGCAAGTCAAATAATAAATTTACACAGCAATATTTCTAATTCCGAAAATGCAACGCTGAATATTTATAACCTATTGGGAATCTCCATAAAAGCAATGTTCGTTCATAGAGCCAATAATGAAATAAACATTTCCGATATCCCCAATGGCATTTACATAATAAAAGTTGAAACTTCAAACAATTTATATTCACAAAAATTAGTTATTAACCATTAA
- a CDS encoding sodium-translocating pyrophosphatase: MANLIYLIPVFGIIGLAYMAITAMWVTKQDAGDSKMAGIASHIAEGAMAFLKAEYRILAIYVLLAGTGLGILSQVSKVASHSHILIVAAFVTGCFFSALAGFIGMKIATKANVRTTQAARTSLAKALKVSFGGGTVMGLGVAGLAVLGLSSLFAIFYTKFMSGSFANGGTEEMMRVLEVLTGFSVGAESIALFARVGGGIYTKAADVGADLVGKVEAGIPEDDPRNPATIADNVGDNVGDVAGMGADLFGSYVATVLASMVLGNYIIKDNPGLTDNFGGIGAILLPITIAGTGIIASIIGTWFVNVKDDGEATTDKVQKALNTGNWSAIILALVAAFFLIKYMLPASMHMSGFNHDITSMDVFYAVCIGMTVGALISLITEYYTGLGKKPVLSIVYKSATGAATNIIAGLGNGMLSTAFPVILFAGAIWGSYHFAGFYGVGIAAASMMATTGMQLAIDAFGPIADNAGGIAEMSELPKEVREKTDVLDSVGNTTAAIGKGFAIASAALTALALFAAYVSITGIPGINIFNAKVLAALFIGAMIPVVFSALAMNSVGKAAMDMVNEVRRQFRTIPGIMEGTGKPEYGRCVEISTKAALREMLAPGAITIITPLIVGLVMGAEALGAYMAGVTVSGVLWAIFQNNAGGAWDNAKKSFEKGIELEVNGKKEMFYKKSEPHKAAVVGDTVGDPFKDTSGPSMNILIKLSSLVGLTIAPLIAIDHPLANVVGTSAEKIIATANAMTYADIKTLSGTYQMDDSHSFVEFSLSHFLTTAKGNIALDTNYENKLVMTGDVATSSVDLALSTNSINTMNTDRDEHLKSEDYFDAKKFPTIKFVSTSVKENKEGFYHYTAIGNLTIKGATKPVEIPFNYLGEYKPKSKDGKTRPSIYTFDGEFKINRVDFGVGEKSVALGEEVTISFSIETRKK, translated from the coding sequence ATGGCAAACTTAATCTATCTCATTCCCGTCTTTGGAATCATCGGTCTCGCGTATATGGCAATCACCGCAATGTGGGTTACCAAACAAGATGCAGGCGACAGCAAAATGGCAGGCATCGCTTCCCACATTGCCGAAGGAGCCATGGCATTTCTCAAAGCCGAATACAGAATTCTCGCCATATATGTTTTGCTTGCAGGAACCGGGCTCGGAATTCTTTCGCAGGTAAGCAAAGTTGCCTCACACTCTCATATATTAATTGTTGCCGCCTTTGTAACCGGATGTTTTTTCTCCGCGCTTGCAGGATTTATCGGAATGAAAATTGCCACCAAAGCAAATGTGCGCACCACGCAGGCAGCAAGAACTTCTCTCGCAAAAGCATTGAAAGTTTCTTTTGGCGGAGGCACCGTGATGGGATTGGGTGTTGCAGGGCTTGCAGTTCTCGGATTGAGTTCACTCTTCGCCATCTTCTACACAAAATTCATGAGCGGAAGTTTTGCCAACGGAGGAACGGAAGAAATGATGCGCGTGCTCGAAGTACTCACCGGGTTTTCCGTAGGCGCGGAAAGCATTGCGCTCTTCGCGCGCGTGGGCGGAGGAATTTATACCAAAGCAGCCGATGTGGGCGCTGACCTCGTTGGAAAAGTGGAAGCCGGAATTCCCGAAGACGACCCGCGCAACCCCGCCACCATTGCCGATAATGTGGGAGATAATGTGGGTGATGTTGCCGGAATGGGCGCTGACCTTTTCGGTTCTTACGTTGCAACTGTTCTCGCTTCCATGGTGCTTGGAAATTATATTATCAAAGATAATCCCGGGCTCACAGATAATTTCGGAGGAATCGGAGCCATACTTCTTCCCATCACCATTGCCGGAACCGGAATCATTGCATCCATCATCGGAACTTGGTTTGTGAATGTGAAAGACGATGGCGAAGCAACAACGGACAAAGTTCAGAAAGCGTTGAATACCGGAAACTGGAGCGCAATCATTCTTGCACTCGTTGCCGCTTTCTTCCTTATTAAGTATATGCTGCCTGCTTCCATGCACATGAGCGGCTTCAATCACGACATTACTTCAATGGATGTTTTTTACGCAGTGTGCATCGGCATGACGGTGGGCGCTTTGATTTCTCTCATCACGGAATATTACACGGGGCTTGGAAAAAAACCTGTGCTCTCCATCGTGTATAAATCAGCAACAGGCGCGGCAACAAATATTATTGCCGGTCTCGGAAACGGAATGTTATCTACGGCTTTCCCCGTAATTCTTTTTGCCGGAGCAATCTGGGGCTCCTATCACTTCGCGGGATTTTACGGAGTGGGAATTGCAGCGGCTTCCATGATGGCGACCACCGGAATGCAATTAGCCATTGATGCTTTCGGACCGATTGCCGACAACGCGGGAGGAATTGCCGAGATGAGCGAACTTCCCAAAGAAGTGCGCGAAAAAACTGATGTGCTGGATTCAGTAGGCAACACCACTGCCGCCATCGGAAAAGGTTTCGCAATTGCATCAGCCGCTCTCACCGCGCTCGCGCTCTTTGCCGCGTATGTAAGCATCACCGGCATTCCCGGCATAAATATTTTCAACGCCAAAGTTCTTGCCGCGCTTTTCATAGGCGCTATGATTCCCGTTGTGTTTTCTGCGCTTGCCATGAACAGCGTTGGAAAAGCCGCCATGGACATGGTGAATGAAGTAAGAAGACAATTCAGAACCATTCCCGGAATTATGGAAGGAACCGGAAAACCGGAATACGGAAGATGCGTGGAGATTTCTACCAAAGCCGCGCTGCGCGAAATGCTCGCACCGGGCGCAATTACAATTATCACTCCGCTGATTGTGGGATTAGTGATGGGCGCGGAAGCATTGGGCGCATATATGGCGGGCGTAACGGTAAGCGGTGTGCTGTGGGCAATCTTTCAGAACAATGCCGGTGGCGCGTGGGACAATGCAAAAAAATCTTTCGAGAAAGGAATTGAACTCGAAGTGAACGGGAAGAAAGAAATGTTCTACAAAAAATCCGAGCCGCATAAAGCAGCGGTTGTCGGAGATACGGTGGGAGACCCGTTCAAAGATACTTCGGGACCTTCGATGAATATTTTAATTAAACTTTCATCGCTGGTGGGATTAACCATTGCTCCGCTGATTGCGATTGACCATCCGCTTGCAAATGTTGTGGGAACTTCTGCGGAAAAAATTATCGCCACCGCCAATGCAATGACCTACGCGGATATTAAAACGCTGAGCGGAACATATCAAATGGATGACTCGCATAGTTTCGTGGAATTTTCCCTTTCACATTTCCTCACCACCGCGAAAGGAAACATTGCACTCGATACCAATTATGAAAATAAATTAGTGATGACCGGTGATGTGGCAACTTCATCGGTTGACCTCGCGTTGAGTACAAATTCAATCAACACGATGAACACCGACCGCGATGAGCATTTGAAGAGCGAAGATTATTTTGATGCGAAAAAATTTCCAACGATTAAATTTGTTTCAACCTCTGTAAAAGAAAACAAGGAAGGATTTTATCATTACACCGCCATTGGCAATCTCACTATTAAAGGCGCGACTAAACCTGTGGAAATTCCTTTCAACTATCTGGGCGAGTACAAGCCGAAGTCCAAAGACGGAAAAACACGTCCGAGCATTTACACCTTTGACGGTGAATTTAAAATCAACCGCGTGGATTTTGGCGTGGGTGAAAAGAGTGTTGCGTTGGGCGAAGAGGTGACTATTTCTTTTTCGATTGAGACGAGGAAGAAGTAA
- a CDS encoding YqgE/AlgH family protein, translating to MVKLDFTKFKPAQGKLLLSEPFMNDPNFKRTVVLLASHNEEGSVGFVLNRPMELKLGQIIEEFGDTSTPLSAGFFPVWDGGPVQRDALFYVHTLGDAIPGSIPVVGDLYWSGNFETVKALIKGNKISENEIRLFIGYSGWGAGQLQEEIKRNSWLIADATIDLVMNAGTSSDAKLWQDILKSMGKEYEIISNFPENPMWN from the coding sequence ATGGTTAAACTGGATTTCACAAAATTCAAACCCGCGCAGGGAAAATTGCTTTTGTCCGAGCCGTTCATGAATGACCCGAATTTCAAGCGCACGGTTGTGCTGCTCGCTTCGCATAATGAAGAAGGAAGCGTGGGTTTTGTTCTCAACCGCCCCATGGAATTAAAACTCGGACAAATAATAGAAGAGTTCGGAGATACTTCGACTCCGCTCAGTGCAGGGTTTTTTCCTGTATGGGATGGCGGACCCGTTCAGCGGGACGCATTGTTTTATGTTCACACCTTAGGCGATGCAATTCCCGGCAGCATTCCTGTTGTTGGCGATTTATATTGGAGCGGAAACTTTGAAACTGTGAAAGCGCTTATTAAAGGAAATAAAATTTCGGAAAATGAGATTCGACTTTTCATCGGTTACTCCGGCTGGGGTGCAGGGCAGTTGCAGGAAGAAATAAAAAGAAACTCATGGCTGATTGCGGATGCAACAATTGATTTAGTAATGAATGCAGGAACAAGTTCAGATGCCAAGCTCTGGCAGGATATTTTGAAAAGCATGGGAAAAGAGTATGAAATAATTTCCAACTTCCCTGAAAACCCAATGTGGAATTAA